GGGGCAGAGGGGAGGAAAGGGTGGTGGTGTGCATGTTATACGTTGTGAGTCAATTGCAAGTCGATGTCCATACAAACGTCTGCCCAATAAataactgtaaatgtaaacagaAAAATGTGGATGTGTCAACAACTTTGAGACTGTGGAAAGGCAAGTAAAGGAAGGGCAAGCAAGGAAAACAAAAGAGTGACTAGATTATGGCAGGAGAAGTCCCCCCGTACCTTCATAATGGGAGCAGTGGCAGCGatagcagcagcagtaacagCTGCAGCTGTGGTTGCAGCATGCTGGTCCTCTGTGGCAGGTAGCCAGACCTGGCTGGGCTGAGGCTGCTGACCGCTCTGCAGCTCTGGGGTCAGTGCTGCACTCTGATCCAGCAGCTTCACTTTCACCTGCCGCTTCACTGGGGCACTCTGAGATCTATGATATGGACAGCaaattaaaaatgattaacGTTGGGCCTGCTCGGCAACTGCTAGAGGTCAGGTGTGTCCAGATATTGTTTGTAACGTAGATACGCCACTAAAGGGCAGTCACATAAGTCTATATCTGTTCCTCGTTCACCTCTGTTTCATGGCTGCTCGAACTGCCTCCTTGCCACCAGGAGCATAGGTAGATATCACTACATCAGGTCTTGCTGCTGAAAAACATGCTTTAATTATGAAAACGTGTGAATGTAACCAACATCTTATGTCTATATTTAGGAAACtacactaatgatcagcgggcaacctgtagagagagtcacaagttttaaataccttggtgtccacattactgaagacttaacatggcctgttaacactcaatatgttctgaagaagtccagacaacgactctacttccttagtcagctaaggaaattcaaagtttctacatccatcatgaaggccttctacacttcagcggttgagagtgttctaactggtagcatcatcacctggtatgggaactccacagttagagattgtagtactctgcagagagtagtgggCTCAGCTGAACGCGTGCTATAAAACTCAactcctgctctacaagatatctattcagAAGAGTActtcctaagagcccaaaagattctgaaggactcttctcatcctaacaatggattattcccaccgctgaaatcaagaagacgccctatgtagtcacaaagccagaactgagagactcaggagaagttttatccccaggccatccgaactctgaactcacactataatgactttgcacacattcactcctcagcactctcaaacatttcccaactctgaactcacactatactgactttgcactcattcactcctcagcactcatgaccccccacacacacacacacacacacacacacacacacacacatatctgactttctccaacttttgcacacttttatttattatttttgatttctcctccatctacccatgtccttgattgcctagcctttctgccccccaccccacccccatccccaacacacacacttacatcatcactgtcatcacttcacatacatacagcactcctctacatacttgctgcacactgccccccacatacacagcacattgtcttcaggatcttctccaacacacatcctctacatacttacagcacactgcccccacctacccacacacacacacactacacacacacacacacacagtcactgctccctcccgcccacacacacatcttcactgtcatcactcacatacattacatacagtactctgcttgcaatagtaagtccctaacccccacacacacacacttacatcatcactgtcatcacttcacatacatacagcacactgcttgctacagtaagcctcctctacatacttgctgcacactgccccacatacacaacacattgtcttcaggatcttctccaacacacatcctctacatacctacagcacactgcccccacctacccacctacacactacacacacacacacagtcactgctcctcccctccgccccacacacacatcttcactgtcatcactccacatacattacatacagtactctgcttgcaatagtaagtccctgcccccctacatacacagcacattatttcatcagggaagcttctccaacacacatccccaacatacttacagcacactcccccacacacagcagcacattgtctcatgaggaagcttctccaacacacatattgcacactgccctctccccacatacacagcacactatcccatctccctgtcatcccccaacacacacaccaagacccctggcagttgggttagcccctttgagcccgtggatctgcccaaggtttcttccttggtaaggagtttttccttgcccctgttgctcttggtgctccttgttggtgcccccacccaaatccaatcctcccccacctttttatgcagcccttgccacttaatctactaaacccctcttctactgcactttttaccccccctccattaatgcacaaataggctgacaccagacataatttcactgcatttcttacttccagtaactatatgcatgtgacaataaacttccttgtatcttgtatgtgtgagtgaatgactACAGTCGTGATTCTCCTTCTGTGTGGCTTACCTTTGTGTCCACTGCCCCCTGCCTGGCTAACATGTGTTTGCACTTCAGGGATCTCATGCCTTCTTGGTACCTGGGATTGTACATTCAAGGGATTGGCATGACATAACCCTGACATAATATTTAATCACTTCACTCATCAAGAACTATCTGAACGCAGTGATAGTGATTGAAGGTGTAGTGCAAAAGGCAAATAAACTTACTGGAGATTCTTTTCTCACTGCTTGCATTCTGATCTCTACAGAAAAATGCAGGGGAGAACAGAGGAggtaaaatgtgtgtttttgcacaAAGATGCCATAGCGTCCGCAAAAAGCTAGGCAAACTAGACTTGGCACTTACATATacacatgaaaacaaacatgaaaCTAGGTACTGATGAATAGGTTATCACCTTTCGAAAGGACTGGTTGCTTGCTTGCCCGGAGATCTTCAGACACTAATGGGTGCCCAACTGAACTAGAGTTAGAGGTTTCATCATTTGAAGAGGGCTGGAAGAAGTCATCAAGTTTCCTCACAGAAATCTTAATGTGCTGGCTTCCCAAACTTGAAATAGATGTAACGTTGCTCTCTTGTGTTGTTCTTTGAATGCGCCCGTTTTGCTCTTGAAGCCCAACTCTAGTTGAGCGGATTAAAATGTCTCCAGCATCGGAACTTGAAGTTGAATCGTTAAAGTTTAGTTTTCTCGATGTCATCTTCGCAGCATCAGCTACGCATTCTGAAATACATAAAATCAGTActgtcagagaatgtctaataagccgtaaacgggctctgttACTGTAAAAGCCTACCAACTCTGAcatttaactatgctaacgttagctagcataTCGTATGCATCTTTTCACCTTCTGTTAATGATTATTGAGAAGTTGGTGTCTATTCGTCCAACATTAAACAACTAACTATATATTCTGACCTCGACTGACATGATATTGAATCAGAACATATCTTTAAGATATGGATTAGATAGGTGACTGAACTGTTATTTAAATTTCCCGCCGCTAgctaggtaacgttagctaacgatTTTTAACTGGTTGATGTTGGCCAGCCAAACGTCAACTGACAAGCAAAACTGTTAACTTTACCTGGTTAGTCCCAAAACATGACACGCCAGCAACCAATCCATCAAAATGACATTATTCTTTGAATATTTCAGaggtaacaaataaataaatgatgatATGGCATGACTGTGTTGCAGGTTAACAACTCTGAAAACACAGCAACAGTTACTGACAACAATACTTGCTAAACTTATTCGTTGGTATATACATTGTAGCTAAAATATAGACCGCGCCCTAGTGTCGTGGCGTGAAAGGCACGGAGCTGCTCCATGTTGTGCTAAGAAAATGTAATTATTCACAGTTTGTTGGTAAATATTTATTGTATCAGTATATATCATTGAATCAAAAGGAAACACTTCCATAACCATGTCCATAACCCACATATTAAATCGATATTTTGGGATAATGTAGAACCTTTCTCAAACTTAACAGCGGTGTCACATCGGAAGGGTTTAAGGGTAGCACACTACAAATATATCTATTTGCAATTCGTTGTTTCTACTTTCGATATTAGATTATTTCTAAACTATCGTTTTTATCCTATGCCAATTTCCTTATCTTTCAAACAGAAAATATGACgtcaaataaaataaacgaACACACTACATGTCAAGTATATCTAAAGGACGGTGGTCTAAATGTTCACAGAATATTTTGTTGAAACTGCGTCGCCAGGAAATTGTCTGGTTTGTCTCCATTTTACACCATCACATGCATGTCCTTCGGAATCTTTAGGTGATTAGCTGTACAGGGGATTCACGACGCTTTTAAGAAGGTAATATTTtgatttatatgtgtatgtctatgtagtATTACAAGTAGATACCTGTTTTTCCTCATGGTATTGTACTTTCAATGGGCAGTCATTTGTAATGTGCTTGATTAAGATACACACTGGTCTGTGCTTTGCAGTGGCTGCAGAACATGAGGCCCCCTGTGTACATTAGTAGTTAGATGACAGATAACGTTAACCTAGTTGGGTACCTACCTTAGCCAACAACATTGTTGTTAGGGGAGAAATCATGgaacatttttttcattttgttctgTTTTATATCTTTTTATAGATGGGCAATCATGCACTTTGAAGTACCTTTCCTTTTCTGGTAGCtaacattattttattaattgtaGACCTAACTAAACGCTACAGCTAATTTGGATCATTCCCTGCGTGGAAACAAGACCTGTAACGATGGCAGCCCCAGTCACAGAGGCAGATCAGATGAAACAGGTTAGTATTCTGGCTGGGATCATGTCCTGTTTTTGCCCTTGAAATCCTGTGGCTCTGGCCCTGACCCTGTATCCTGCCCACTATCCTACCAGTTTAGGGAATTCCTGGGAACCTATAACCGGCTAACAGAGAATTGCTTCATGGACTGTGTAAAGGACTTCACAACCAGGGAAGTCAAACAAGAGGAGGTAGGGCTCCTTTGCTTTATTTCCAATACTTCCATCAGAGAAGATGGGTTATTCACAGAGATTAAATTGTGGTTGTTTAGTGTGTGTAAAGTGACTGTGTTAAAATAGAATTTGTCTACTTCGTGTAATGTGGAAGCAATACCAGGTATACTACTAAAGATAAGGGGTGTACAACAAGTATCACAATCTTAGGCTGAGATGCAGTCACTATCTTGAAGTAAAGTTTTATTAATGCATCTCCTAGACAACTTGCTCTGAAAGCTGCCTGCAGAAGTACCTGAAGATGACACAGCGGATCTCCATGCGTTTCCAGGAGTACCACATCCAGCAGAACGAAGCATTGGCTGCCAAAGCTGGTTTACTTGGGCAGCCACGGTAGAGGAGGCCATCTCCTCTTCATAAACTCCAGAGCCTTAACATCCGCATCAGAACAGGCCAAGGTCCCTCTAGCGTCTACATGGAGGAAAGATTCTTATGGATGCACAGGGTGGCCAAAACATGCCAGAAGCGGGTCACAACTGTTCTTGCGCCTAACTCTGCTTCGAAGGCTGAAGCTCACTGACTGGAGGGACTTTTGATTTCGTTGTCTGAAGACGTACTGTGGTTCTCAACCATTTGTGGCTTGACCGATGACCAGCTGGTATCATGGTCACGTCAAGGCACattgtgaaatacattcataTTCCATTCTATAAAGATGTGAGCAATTAAATGTCAACACCAAGAGTTGTTTTCTAATTTTCTGTTTCACCGTCAGCAGGCTTAACATGCTATGGAGGATGCCTGGTAAAATAACTTCAACACAAACTGAAAAGAGCAGTTTGTCACAGTTTTAGTAaaggccatgttttttttttttttttttttttttaagaatacGTATACATTTGAAGTGACCCACCATGTTAAGACCTTAAACGTCTTAATAGGTGGATGGAAATGGTGAACTGGTCAACTACTTATATTGTTTTATGgatttcaaaaataaaatgtcttgCGAATCATTAACTGGGAAAGGGTGTTTTATGGTAATTAATTTTTCCTTAACTTGGAAGTATACCTTGTGTACTACTTCAGTAGTCTTTAAGTCTGTTCTTTTATTTTACCTCATCTGTTGGTCCACCTTatcaaaaactgaaatgaatccACAACTATCCCCTGCCCTTTCCTGATATCCTAAATGCTTGTTTCCCAACTGCCACGCTAAGAATCTTTAGAGGGACGAGTTTCTGTAATGCTTATTTGACTATTCAAAGGGCCTTGCTTTAGATCTTTGGAGACCATATGCCTTATTTAGAATGTGCCTCGAAGCATATACCCTTAATATAAGAATTTCATGAGAGGATAGTGATATGGTTTaggtgagaaaaaaaataatgtacTGAACAAAACAAATTATATTTCAAACTTTATTAGAAATGAGAGCTCTGCTTATTTTACATAAAGATACAATGGCTTTGCTCAAGAGAACCTAATACCTTGTTTATCCTTCATACAGGAAATCCAAAGAGAAATTGTCAGTGGAAGAGTTCTTCCATTCAATTGAATGAAGAGATGTCCTAAACATGAATATGTTtaggtgtactcaacatttccacCACCAGTCTAGGCAGTCTTGGCTCAAAAGCTCTCACTGAAGACCAATGATTGATTATTTATACACAGTTTAAAGATGTGATGCTAATGCTTCTACCAACTTGACATAGAAAAAAGGAAAGGTATTTCATATACAAAGatgtattgtttttaaaaaataatataaatcattttttacagtttgtgtaaaatgtatttttcaaATACATGGTTCTGGAAGATCTATGTACAAAAGAAACAATCATAGTAAGAACCCCTGGGCTAATACGTACACGTTCAATAAGCAACAGTTTTATTGAGTTGGTCAGAATTCATACTGGAGaaggaaaaaaattaaataattacAAATACAAGTACCAGGAAATAAGAACAAAATGGGGGAGAAGGGAgtccaaatgaaaaaaaaaaaacgagagcCACCGGCAAATGGTGGCATTCTTACGAGTCAGCTCATCGAGAAAAGTGAGAGTTTTGGGCTCAATGGCATTAAAGAtgggtatgtgtctgtgtgcatggaaaaatggggaggggggggttgtcGTCATAGCAATATTTAACTGCACAGTAGTTACCCAGTTGTGACATCACAGTCAAAGCTTGCCTTCAGTTGAGTCTATAACATTAGTCCTAACATCAAACCATCTCAAGGACCCAACTGATGAGAGGGGAGGTGCCAATGTCTCAGTATTGTTTTAAAGGAGGggaacaaaaaaacactgcgCTTCTATGGActgaataaatatatttaacaaGTTGCAAATAATACCTTTTATTTTACACAAAAGAAATGAAATGCCAGCACtagaaatatttaatttaaataactTCACGGCTGccgtatatacttttttgaaattctttttttttcctgtactAAAATAAAAACTCTGCAATTACATATAAAATGACAAAAGACACTCGCAAAAGGAAATGAGTCCACTGAAAACGTCTTTTGTCCTGCATTCCACTGTAAACATGTACGTTCTCgtctactttttttgtttttctgtagaACTGTTTTTTCTATTAAAAGGGATGACAAAAATAACTTTTGCATACTTATAATCTGTGCTCGCACACTTGTTTTACAAAGAGTGGAAGACAGCAGCTACAGTTTTCAGTACACTACATTCCCCTTTGCAACTGACTTTGTCCTcgttattttttccaaaataggGCACTCTGCTGTAACACATGTACTTTGGCAGTTCTGATGGAGCAAGCGAAGAAAaattgacctttttttttttcatttgtttcaaTCGTCTTTCCTTGATAACCATGTCCAGCTGGTTAAGTGACCACAACAGGGAGCGTCTTAACTAGTGTGATGCCATGAACTAACCTTATCCTGCTCAAGGAACAACATGgaggatttctttcttttgcttgtttgtttgtttgtttgttactgCATCCAAACCAGCCCCAACATACGGGCCGCCGCAGGTGGATCTCTGAATCTCTGGGGTGTAAAGGCGTAGCAGGGAGGGGAGCGGAAAGGATGGAGGAGAAAGTGCCTTGTATTCGGTGTACAATGGACAGTGGTGTGAGGTGTATTGAGGTGTATCTGTGCACTGTATGGATGCTGCAGAGTAAGAGGGgt
Above is a genomic segment from Alosa alosa isolate M-15738 ecotype Scorff River chromosome 19, AALO_Geno_1.1, whole genome shotgun sequence containing:
- the timm9 gene encoding mitochondrial import inner membrane translocase subunit Tim9, with amino-acid sequence MAAPVTEADQMKQFREFLGTYNRLTENCFMDCVKDFTTREVKQEETTCSESCLQKYLKMTQRISMRFQEYHIQQNEALAAKAGLLGQPR